Genomic DNA from Alkalihalobacterium alkalinitrilicum:
TAATCCATAGTGAAGAAGGAAAAGGAACGGATGTTGAAGTGCAATTGCCAATTGCAAATGGTGTGATGACTTCAACCTGTTAACCTTGATGAAAAGTAAGCTTTAGGAAACAAATCACTGCTTCCTAAAGCTTATTTTTTGCTTTTGATTAAACAAGTGTGACAATCTATGTTCGAATACAGTTAAACCGTCGGTAATAACAACTTTGTAAAAAAGAACTCTTAGTAAAGTACTGTGAAATACTTTGACGTGTATTTTTAATGGCATAATTCAGACTTTAGATGTAGAAGAGAAATCACGTTTACAATGTGACGATGGTGAGTAAGATAGTAGTGGGGATGATTTTTATTCGAATAGCTGGTCATTCATAGATATCTTTAGTTTTTTATGATATAACTACTTATAAAATGAACTGTGAAATAGAGAGGTTGAGGTGGATGGAGAGCACAAATATTTCTTCAAATTTTATTAAACATATTGTAACTGAAGATTTAAAGACTGGAGAATATGATGGAGTTGTTACACGGTTTCCTCCAGAACCAAATGGGTATTTACATATTGGGCATGCTAAATCAATCGTGCTAAACTTTGAACTTGCTGACGAATATAAAGGGAAAACGAATTTACGATTTGATGACACGAATCCGCTAAAAGAGGATCAAGAGTTTGTTGACTCTATTAAAGAGGATGTAACTTGGCTTGGTTATGACTGGGATGGACTTTTCTATGCATCTAATTATTTCGATGAAATGTATGAACGTGCGGTGCTATTGATAAAAAAAGGCTTAGCGTATGTCGATGATTTATCAGCAGAAGAAATTCGAACATACAGAGGAACATTAACTGAGCCAGGAAAAGAAAGTCCGCATCGCGATCGAACGGTCGATGAAAATCTTGAGTTATTTGAGCGCATGAAAAATGGGGAGTTCGGAAACGGGGAAAAAGTATTACGAGCGAAAATTGATATGTCATCTCCTAACTTGAACATGAGAGATCCTGTTCTTTACCGAATTTCTCATACAACACATCATAATACTGGAGATCAGTGGTGCATCTATCCGATGTATGACTTTGCGCACCCGCTTGGTGATGCAATTGAAGGTGTGACCCATTCAATTTGTACATTGGAATTTGAAGATCACCGCCCATTATATAACTGGGTTGTTGAGAAGTGTGAAATGGAAGCAACGCCTAAGCAAATTGAGTTTGCTCGTTTAAATTTAACGAACACGATTATGAGTAAACGGAATTTGAAACAGCTAGTCGATGAAAATGTTGTCGACGGCTGGGATGATCCACGTATGCCGACCATTTCTGGATTAAGGAGAAGAGGGTTTACGCCAGAATCAATTCGGAATTTTTGTCGCGAAATCGGTGTAGCAAGAAGCTATAGCACAGTAGATGTCCAAATGCTTGATCATTTCGTTCGTGAAGATTTGAAGTTGAAAGCGCCACGGACGATGGCGGTCATAAAACCATTAAAAGTTGTTATTACGAACTATCCCGAAGGCCAAGTGGAAATGCTTGATGCGGAAATTAATCCTGAAAATCCAGAGATGGGTACCCGACAAATACCGTTCTCTCGTGAGATTTACATTGAACAAGAAGATTTTATGGAAAATCCACCGAAAAAGTACTTCCGATTATTCCCTGGAAACGAAGTTCGTTTAAAACATGCTTACTTTATTAAGTGTGAGGAAGTGGTTAAAGATGATGCTGGAAATGTCGTTGAGCTTCGTTGTACGTATGATCCAGAAACGAAAAGTGGAACTGGTTTTACAGGGAGAAAAGTAAAAGGTACCCTTCACTGGGTCGAGGCAACGAAAGCGAAGTCGGCTGAATTCCGTCTTTATAATCCGTTAATTTTAGACGAAGAAAAAGAAGAAGGCGGGTCTTTCTTAGATCATGTAAATCCGAATTCATTAGAAGTATTAAAAGGATTTGTCGAGCCGAATATGAGTGAAGCAAAGGAAAATGAGAAATTTCAATTTTTCCGCCACGGATACTTTAATGTCGATCCGAAAGATACAACTCGAGAGCAACTCGTGTTTAACTTAATTGTTTCATTGAAAAGTTCTTTTAAGCTGTAGAAAAAAGTGTCAGGCCCATTTTAGTATACTAAAGTAGGCCTGACACTTTTTTATTAGGAAAATATCAGCGGACTAGTTTTCATTAGATGCATTGATCTAAACATGTTAAATAATGATTTCTTTCACTCGGCCTACAGATCCGTCTTCGAGACGAACTTTAATGCCGTGGGGGTGAAAGCTTGATTTTGTTAATATATCTTTTACAATGCCACCTGTTAACTTGCCTGTTCGTTGATCTTGCTTTAGGACGATGTTAACTTTAATGCCTGGAGAAATATCACTTCGGTTTTGTCCGTTCATTAGGTTCCCATTCGCTTCCGTTGGTTATTAATTTTTTTCGTTTGCTGACTCTTCATTTTTTTTGGTTGGTTAGCGGTTTGTGAATTTAAGTTTCCTTGTCCTTGATTTTGCTTCTTTTTTGCCAACTGTTGTTTGATGGCTTCTTGAAGGTTAATTTTCTTTTTTTCAATTTGTTGATTGTCTTGGTCATGATTTGTTGTAGACATTAAAAAAACTCCTTTATTTTCATCTTCTTTAACAGGGTATCATAATTTTCGTTATTATATTGTTATCTTTTTTTGTAGTTCGTATAAGTAAGAGGTTATACTAGAAGAAATTGGAAATAGGAGAGACACGATGAAAAAAATATGTGTGTTTGCTGGATCGAATGTTGGAGCTAAACCCGAATTTGAGCAAGGTGCCATTCAATTAGGTCGTCTGTTAGCAGAGCGAAATATCGAATTGGTGTATGGTGGTTCGAAAATTGGATTAATGGGACGAATAGCCGACAGTGTTTTACAGAGTGGCGGTAAAGTGACAGGGATTATGCCGAGAAATTTATTTTCAAAAGAAATTATCCATCCTTTATTAACAGAATTTCACGAAACGGAAACGATGCATGAACGAAAAGCGCTTATGTCAGAGTTTGCGGATGGCTATATTGCCTTACCAGGTGGTTTGGGAACCTTTGAAGAATTGTTAGAAGTAATGTGTTGGGCACAAATTGGCATTCATAAAAAACCAATTGGTGCACTAAATGTATTACATTATTACGAACCTGTCAGTGAGTTGTTAAAAAAAGCATCAAATGCTGGTTTCATGCCTCAAGCTAATGTTGATTTACTCATTCTGGAAGAGAAACCAGATACTCTTCTAGAAAGAATGTTTGACAATGTGAGAGGATCTGATGATACGATAGATGTATAGCCTCATTTTAACAGAAGCGGACTTTTGATGGATCAAGTGTAAAGCTCTTTATAAAGTTGCTAAAGACAATTGAAACGATTGTCAGCAAAAGGGCAAAGACACTTCGAGCATGTCTGCTTTTTTGCTGTTGATCGCACTATAGAGATTGTATGTACTATATAGGGAATGTCCAATTTCAAGGGCTGAAATCTGAAGTGAATGAAACAGAAATGACGAAATCCTTAGAGCTCTATTTTGGTTATGTTATGATAGAAAGGCTTCAAAGAAAATTGTCGTTTGAAGTAAAATTTTAGTATAAAAAGGAAGTTATTTTAGAAAGAATAAGCAGTGTGAATATAAAAATAGTGTCAAAGTTGGAAGGAGTATGAAATGAAGGAATATGAATCACTATCTTGGTATGCAGCTCGAATTAAACCCCATCTCCCAAAAGAGGCGTTTAAGCCTGTACCCTCTCGTCTATTAGGTGGACTAGCGTTTCTTATCATTGCCATAGGAGGGATATTGGCAGTTAGCTTATTGGAACTCAGCCTGTGGTTAAACTTATTGATTACGATTGTTTTAGGGGCAAGTTACGCCAGTCTTGGATTTTTGGGCCATGAAATTCTTCATGGAACTGTCGTTCGGAAACCGTGGCTTCGCGATCTTTTAGGTGCGATTACGTTTTGGCCATTATGTACTGGACCAAGTCTTTGGCGGAAATGGCATAATATGAACCATCACGTTCATACTCAAGATGAGCATAAAGACCCTGACGCTTGGATCAGTGCTAGTGAATTAGAAAAAAAACCACTCGTTCGCTTGTTGTATCGAATTCCCCTAGCTATTCGAGCAACCTTTAGTTTGTTTTCATTAGCGCTAACATTTACAGTCCATTCTTTTCGAATGTTTACTGTTTATATAAAAGACTTTGATCCAAGAAATCGACCAAAAGTATGGGTTCAGTTAGTTTTACCTTGGGTTTCATGGATAGGTCTTTTATTCGCAATTGGGTTTGTAAAGTGGTTGTTTGTGTTTTTACTACCGTTGTTAATAGCGAATTTTATTGTAATGGCTTATATTTCAACGAACCACAGGCTAAACCCACTCGTACCTGTTAATGATCCGTTAGCGAATAGTTTGTCAGTGACGGTTCCAAAATGGGTGGATGCAATTCACTTTAACTTTTCGTACCATACGGAACATCATCTGTTTCCGTCGGTCAATCCGAAATATTATCCGCTAGTAAAAGCACATATTAAAAAGAATTGGCCAGAGCGTTATCATGAAATGCCGTTTTTGAAAGCGATGGTTGCTTTATTTAAAACACCACGAATTTATTACGATCAAAAAGAATTGGTCGATCCACGTGAAGGAATGATGTATGGTTCGTTAGGAAATGGACTTAACCCAAATCAAATTATCTCTCGTAGAAGTGATGATGATTTTCAAAGCGAGATCAAGCCATCAAAAAATACAGATGTATAAAACGAAACGACTATTCAATGGGTCAATGATCCATTGAATAGTCGTTGACAACAGCTGGTGAACTACCTATAATTAATTCGGTATAAAAGAATACAAAGCTGTGGTATCGCAGGAGAGGTTCTAGCTCAAACCCTCTATAAAAAACTAAGGGAATATTATCAAACGTCATCCTTCCTTTAGGATGCGTTTTTCTTTTTTTCTAGCCATATATGATCGGATAAAGGTAATGTATTAGCCGAATTGGAGATATTATCCGTTTGTCAATTTTATTAGTGAAAATCCAGCTATATTGGCCAAACTCGAGGTTTTATAAGCCAAGGCGTGAAAACGACAGGCTCCGTTACTCATTTTTATATTAAGAAAGGTGGAAATACAGTGGTTGGTAGAAAAGATGAAGACCTACAAGATGTAACACTGCTAGGCAATCAAAATACGAAGTACGATTATCAATATAATCCTGAAGTGTTAGAGACGTTTGATAATCAACATCCAGGACGAGATTATTTCGTAAAATTTAATTGTCCAGAATTTACAACGCTCTGCCCTAAAACAGGACAACCAGATTTTGCAACGATTTATATTAGTTATATACCAGATACAAAAATGGTCGAAAGTAAGTCGCTGAAACTGTATTTATTTAGTTTCCGTAATCATGGTGATTTTCATGAAGATAGTGTTAATACAATAATGAACGATCTTATAAAATTGATGGAACCACGATATATTGAAGTATGGGGGAAATTTACACCACGTGGGGGAATTTCTATCGATCCATACTGTAATTACGGGCGACCAGGTACGAAGTTTGAAGAAATGGCCAATTTTCGTTTGATGAATCATGATTTATATCCTGAGACAATAACGAACCGCTAAGTTCCATTTGCTTTTTGGTGAAAAAAGTAATATACTTACATTAGTGTTAAAAAGTCATAAATTGAGATTTTCATATCGGCCTCTTTAATTTGCATTTAGAGTTGTACGGGAACATCTTCAGTTTTTACTTTTAACAAAGTTTGTTTTTTTTAAGGAGGCCATATATCATGGTAGGAAAAGTAAAATGGTTTAACGCAGAAAAAGGTTTTGGATTTATCGAGCGCGAAGGTGGAGACGATGTATTCGTACACTTTAGTGCAATTCAAGGTGAAGGCTTTAAGACTTTAGAAGAAGGCCAAGACGTTGAATTTGAAATTGTTGAAGGAAACCGTGGACCACAAGCAGCTAACGTAACTCGTCTATAATCGATTAATATACGTTAAGATAATGGCCATATTCCGTATGACTGGAATATGGTTTTTCTTCTTTTTACTCCTACTTCCAAAATATGGACCTCATATAGATTGTTCCTCCAGTTGTTTATTTAGGCTATTTTTGCAAACTTGTTGCTATTCAACTTAAGTGATTTGCTTAGTATACTACAACAGTAAATAGCAAATATTTTAAGAAAGAAGCCTTTATTTAAGAAGTCTTATAATTGGCTCTGATAAATCTGATCAAAAAAGCAAACGATATAATATAAATAATTTTAGATACAAAGGAGAATAAGATCCATTGGCAACTTTTAAAGAGTTTGGAATACACCAACAAATTGTAAAAGCAATTACAGACATGGGTTTTGAAGAGGCAACGCCTATTCAAGAACAAACGATTCCTACATTACTTGCAGGAAAAGACGTTATCGGACAAGCACAAACAGGAACAGGGAAAACCGCAGCTTTTGGTATTCCATTAATTGAAAAGGTAGATATTGAAGCAGGAACGATTCAAGGACTTGTATTAGCACCTACTCGTGAACTTGCGGTTCAAGTAGCAGAAGAACTTAATAAGATTGGAAACCTTCGTGGTGTTAGAGCACTACCGATTTACGGTGGACAAGATATCGTCCGACAAATTAAGGCACTAAAACGTAAACCACAAATTATTGTGGCAACACCAGGTCGTTTTATGGATCATATGCGTCGTAAAACGATTCGTATGAACACAATTGAAATGGTTATTTTAGATGAAGCAGATGAAATGTTAAACATGGGCTTTATTGAAGACATTGAAACCATTTTGAAAGAAGTTCCAAATGAACGACAAACACTATTGTTCTCGGCGACAATGCCTAAACAAATTCGTGGTCTTGCGGAGAAGTTTATGAAGCCAGATGCGGAAGCAATTATGGTTAAATCGGTTGAGATTACTACAGCGAATGTTGAACAAGAGTATATGGAAGTATCTGAATCAAAGAAATTCGATGTGCTTAGCCGCATGTTAGACATTCATTCACCGACGTTAGCGATTGTATTCGGTCGTACGAAAAGACGTGTTGACGAAGTCGCTGAAGCGTTAAATAAACGTGGTTATAGTGCAGAAGGGTTACATGGTGATATTAACCAAAACCAACGTGACCGTGTCATTAAAAAGTTTAAAGAAGGTACAGTAGAAGTACTTGTTGCGACAGATGTAGCAGCACGTGGTTTAGATATTTCAGGAGTAACGCACGTCTATAACTTTGATATTCCACAAGATCCAGAAAGCTATGTTCACCGTATTGGTCGTACAGGTCGTGCTGGAAATAAAGGGTTAGCATTAACACTGGTTACACCAAGAGAATTGACGCATTTAAAAACAATCGAAAAAACGTCCAACCGTAAAATTACGCGAAAACCTGTGCCAACGTTAGCTGAAGCGATGGAAGGTCAGCTGCGTATGACGGTAGAAGGTTTAATGAAGACGGTTGAGGAAAATGATTTCCAATCGTATCGTATGTCAGCTGAACAACTTCTTGACGAAACAGATTCTGTAACGTTACTTTCTGCTGCATTGAAAATGTTAACGAAAGAACCAATTGATGTCCCAATCAAGTTAACAGAAGAAGCGCCGCTACGTGTAAAAGGTTTTAAATCTGGCGGTGGCGGAAGAGGAAAAGGTAAAGGAAAAGGTGGTTTTGGTGGCCGCGGCGGTGATAAAGGCCGTGATCGCGACCGGGATCGCAAAGGTGGTTCAAGAGGTGGCGGTCCATCGAAAAATGGAAAAGTAAGAGTAGCCGCTTCACGGAAGAAGAAATAAAGAATAGGGTGCCTGCACTTTTAACACATCATTGAGTTAAAGGTGCGGGCACCTTTTTTGATTCTCTATGTCAGATTATCTTACAATAGCGTTGCGGAAATTTTGAGATTATTTAAAATAAGAGGTAACAAGAGATGTTAATTAAGATTACATGAAAGGGAAGTGTTAAAATGAGTGCAGTTACTACAAAGGAATTAACGTTAGAGGCGATTAAAGAGATTATTAAAGAAAAACATGTGGAGCTTTTGCATATGCAATTCGTTGACATTGAAGGTACATTAAAGCATGTAACAGTAACAGCAGAACAAATTGATCAATGTGCTGAAGGAAAAGTAATGTTTGACGGTTCATCGATTACGGGATTTTCACCAATTAATAAATCAGACTTATATTTACTGCCTGACTTAAATACATTTTGTGTTCTTCCTTGGTCGGTTGAGGAAGGGTACTCAGAAGCTCGCTTCCTTTGCGGGGTAAAAAACCCAGATGGAACGGATTTTGAAGGAGATCCTCGTCATGTTTTAAAAAGAACAGAAGAGAAAGCGAAAGAGCAAGGCTATTCAATTAGTGTTGGACCAGAGCTAGAATTTTTCTTATTTGAAACAGACGAAAAAGGACGTCCTACATTAAATACACAAGATCTTGGTGGATACTTTGAGCCATCTCCTCATGATTATGGTGAAAAAGTTCGCCTAGCAATCTATCGGACGTTAAAAGAAATGGGCTTCACGATTGAAGCATCTCACCATGAAGTAGCAGAAGGTCAGCACGAGATTAACTTTAAGTATGCTGATGCACTAGGTGCTGCAGACAATGCAACTACGTATAAGTGGGTTGTAAAAACAGTTGCAAGACAATTTGGTTTACATGCATCGTTTATGCCGAAGCCGATTGCAGGTGCAAACGGAAGCGGAATGCATGTTAACATTTCATTATTTGATATTGCAAAGCAAGAAAATGCATTTTATGACGAAAAAGACAGCCGTCAACTTTCAGAGAAATCGTATAAATTTATCGCTGGTTTATTAGACAATATTGATAACTTTGTAGCGGTGACAAACCCATTAGTTAACTCTTATAAGAGATTAGTACCAGGTTATGAGGCACCTTGTTACGTTGCTTGGTCTGCATCCAACCGTTCTGCTCTTATTCGTATTCCAGCTACTCGTGGAGCTGGTACTCGTGTAGAAATCCGTTGTCCAGATCCATCTGCAAACCCATACTTAGCATATGCAATTATTGCATCTGCAGGTTTAGACGGTATTAACCGTGATCTAGATGTACCAGCTGAAGTTACAGATGATATCTTTAGCATGTCAGCTGCTGAATTAAAAGAAAGAGGTATCCGTAACTTGCCAACTAGCCTTGAAGCAGCAGTAACTGCACTTGAAGAAGGGCAAATCGGACGCGATACATTAGGCGACCATGTTTTTACAGAGTACGTTGATCTAAAGCGTGCTGAGTATGATAGCTTTAGAATAGCTGTTCATGGCTGGGAAATTGACAGCTATCAGACAAAATTCTAAAAACATACAACAAAACCGCTCGGAGCTGGGCGGTTTTGT
This window encodes:
- a CDS encoding glutamine--tRNA ligase/YqeY domain fusion protein, whose amino-acid sequence is MESTNISSNFIKHIVTEDLKTGEYDGVVTRFPPEPNGYLHIGHAKSIVLNFELADEYKGKTNLRFDDTNPLKEDQEFVDSIKEDVTWLGYDWDGLFYASNYFDEMYERAVLLIKKGLAYVDDLSAEEIRTYRGTLTEPGKESPHRDRTVDENLELFERMKNGEFGNGEKVLRAKIDMSSPNLNMRDPVLYRISHTTHHNTGDQWCIYPMYDFAHPLGDAIEGVTHSICTLEFEDHRPLYNWVVEKCEMEATPKQIEFARLNLTNTIMSKRNLKQLVDENVVDGWDDPRMPTISGLRRRGFTPESIRNFCREIGVARSYSTVDVQMLDHFVREDLKLKAPRTMAVIKPLKVVITNYPEGQVEMLDAEINPENPEMGTRQIPFSREIYIEQEDFMENPPKKYFRLFPGNEVRLKHAYFIKCEEVVKDDAGNVVELRCTYDPETKSGTGFTGRKVKGTLHWVEATKAKSAEFRLYNPLILDEEKEEGGSFLDHVNPNSLEVLKGFVEPNMSEAKENEKFQFFRHGYFNVDPKDTTREQLVFNLIVSLKSSFKL
- a CDS encoding YwbE family protein — encoded protein: MNGQNRSDISPGIKVNIVLKQDQRTGKLTGGIVKDILTKSSFHPHGIKVRLEDGSVGRVKEIII
- a CDS encoding TIGR00730 family Rossman fold protein, with protein sequence MKKICVFAGSNVGAKPEFEQGAIQLGRLLAERNIELVYGGSKIGLMGRIADSVLQSGGKVTGIMPRNLFSKEIIHPLLTEFHETETMHERKALMSEFADGYIALPGGLGTFEELLEVMCWAQIGIHKKPIGALNVLHYYEPVSELLKKASNAGFMPQANVDLLILEEKPDTLLERMFDNVRGSDDTIDV
- a CDS encoding fatty acid desaturase family protein, which gives rise to MKEYESLSWYAARIKPHLPKEAFKPVPSRLLGGLAFLIIAIGGILAVSLLELSLWLNLLITIVLGASYASLGFLGHEILHGTVVRKPWLRDLLGAITFWPLCTGPSLWRKWHNMNHHVHTQDEHKDPDAWISASELEKKPLVRLLYRIPLAIRATFSLFSLALTFTVHSFRMFTVYIKDFDPRNRPKVWVQLVLPWVSWIGLLFAIGFVKWLFVFLLPLLIANFIVMAYISTNHRLNPLVPVNDPLANSLSVTVPKWVDAIHFNFSYHTEHHLFPSVNPKYYPLVKAHIKKNWPERYHEMPFLKAMVALFKTPRIYYDQKELVDPREGMMYGSLGNGLNPNQIISRRSDDDFQSEIKPSKNTDV
- the queF gene encoding preQ(1) synthase; protein product: MVGRKDEDLQDVTLLGNQNTKYDYQYNPEVLETFDNQHPGRDYFVKFNCPEFTTLCPKTGQPDFATIYISYIPDTKMVESKSLKLYLFSFRNHGDFHEDSVNTIMNDLIKLMEPRYIEVWGKFTPRGGISIDPYCNYGRPGTKFEEMANFRLMNHDLYPETITNR
- a CDS encoding cold shock domain-containing protein produces the protein MMVGKVKWFNAEKGFGFIEREGGDDVFVHFSAIQGEGFKTLEEGQDVEFEIVEGNRGPQAANVTRL
- a CDS encoding DEAD/DEAH box helicase produces the protein MATFKEFGIHQQIVKAITDMGFEEATPIQEQTIPTLLAGKDVIGQAQTGTGKTAAFGIPLIEKVDIEAGTIQGLVLAPTRELAVQVAEELNKIGNLRGVRALPIYGGQDIVRQIKALKRKPQIIVATPGRFMDHMRRKTIRMNTIEMVILDEADEMLNMGFIEDIETILKEVPNERQTLLFSATMPKQIRGLAEKFMKPDAEAIMVKSVEITTANVEQEYMEVSESKKFDVLSRMLDIHSPTLAIVFGRTKRRVDEVAEALNKRGYSAEGLHGDINQNQRDRVIKKFKEGTVEVLVATDVAARGLDISGVTHVYNFDIPQDPESYVHRIGRTGRAGNKGLALTLVTPRELTHLKTIEKTSNRKITRKPVPTLAEAMEGQLRMTVEGLMKTVEENDFQSYRMSAEQLLDETDSVTLLSAALKMLTKEPIDVPIKLTEEAPLRVKGFKSGGGGRGKGKGKGGFGGRGGDKGRDRDRDRKGGSRGGGPSKNGKVRVAASRKKK
- the glnA gene encoding type I glutamate--ammonia ligase encodes the protein MSAVTTKELTLEAIKEIIKEKHVELLHMQFVDIEGTLKHVTVTAEQIDQCAEGKVMFDGSSITGFSPINKSDLYLLPDLNTFCVLPWSVEEGYSEARFLCGVKNPDGTDFEGDPRHVLKRTEEKAKEQGYSISVGPELEFFLFETDEKGRPTLNTQDLGGYFEPSPHDYGEKVRLAIYRTLKEMGFTIEASHHEVAEGQHEINFKYADALGAADNATTYKWVVKTVARQFGLHASFMPKPIAGANGSGMHVNISLFDIAKQENAFYDEKDSRQLSEKSYKFIAGLLDNIDNFVAVTNPLVNSYKRLVPGYEAPCYVAWSASNRSALIRIPATRGAGTRVEIRCPDPSANPYLAYAIIASAGLDGINRDLDVPAEVTDDIFSMSAAELKERGIRNLPTSLEAAVTALEEGQIGRDTLGDHVFTEYVDLKRAEYDSFRIAVHGWEIDSYQTKF